From Rhodamnia argentea isolate NSW1041297 chromosome 10, ASM2092103v1, whole genome shotgun sequence, a single genomic window includes:
- the LOC115729385 gene encoding ABC transporter I family member 19-like, translating into MATIEHSKLAFRPRPHQTQTGTWVYILVRERHQQANGISSSKLQKQGCFWVRPETTKRRRLGVRMVGAGDVAKPRGEAEGGDGDGGERDSVRVCGMQFAYEGQPPLFLDFNLSVSPGSRCLLLGANGSGKTTLLKILAGKHMVGGQNVVRVLNRSAFHDTKLVCSGDLAYLGGSWSKTVGSAGEIPLQGDFSAEHMIFGVEGADPVRREKLIELLDIDLQWRMHKVSDGQRRRVQICMGLLHPFQVLLLDEVTVDLDVVTRMDFLDFLREECDQRGAAIVYATHIFDGLETWATHLVYIQDGELRRAERLMEVDDLKSSANLHSVVEAWLRAETKREKKKPATNLSQPQKTSLSGASPFQSSRHMAYYR; encoded by the exons ATGGCGACCATTGAGCATAGTAAATTAGCATTTAGGCCTAGACCCCACCAAACCCAGACGGGGACGTGGGTGTATATATTGGTACGGGAACGCCACCAGCAAGCTAACGGAATCAGCAGCAGCAAGTTGCAGAAACAGGGGTGCTTTTGGGTTCGGCCAGAAACAACAAAAAGGCGGCGACTTGGAGTGAGAATGGTCGGCGCCGGCGATGTTGCCAAGCCAAGAGGAGAAGCGGAAGGCGGAGATGGAgacggaggagagagagacagcgTGAGGGTGTGCGGGATGCAATTCGCGTACGAGGGGCAGCCCCCGCTCTTCCTCGACTTCAACCTCTCTGTGTCTCCTGGATCTCGTTGCCTTCTCCTCGGCGCCAATGGATCGG GCAAGACCACTTTACTGAAAATTCTCGCGGGTAAGCACATGGTTGGAGGTCAGAATGTAGTCCGTGTGCTGAATCGCTCTGCTTTTCATGATACTAAATTGGTCTGCAGCGGTGATTTGGCCTACTTGGGAGGATCCTGGAGTAAAACAGTTGGCTCTGCT GGAGAGATTCCACTACAGGGAGACTTCTCTGCAGAACATATGATATTTGGAG TGGAAGGGGCTGATCCGGTAAGGAGAGAAAAGTTGATTGAGCTGCTTGATATCGATCTGCAATGGAGAATGCACAAGGTTTCAGATGGGCAGCGTCGGCGTGTCCAGATTTGCATGGGTCTTCTTCATCCATTTCAG GTTCTTCTACTTGATGAGGTTACAGTTGATCTGGATGTTGTCACTCGGATGGATTTCCTTGATTTCTTGAGGGAAGAGTGTGATCAG AGAGGAGCTGCAATAGTATATGCAACACACATATTTGACGGGCTGGAGACGTGGGCAACTCATCTTGTTTACATCCAAGATGGTGAATTGAGAAGGGCAGAGAGATTGATGGAGGTTGACGATTTGAAGAGCTCGGCTAATCTTCACTCGGTAGTCGAGGCTTGGTTGCGGGCAGAGACGAAGCGTGAGAAGAAGAAACCGGCGACTAATCTTTCCCAGCCCCAGAAAACATCTCTATCTGGTGCTTCTCCTTTTCAGTCGTCGAGACACATGGCTTATTATCGATGA
- the LOC115729384 gene encoding bifunctional purine biosynthesis protein PurH, whose amino-acid sequence MLGSPSAPTSSSAAAAAAAFRSSLLHSSTTHRTRIFPSTSHPISVECVGVQSCSSRAAAPIRAMAAEAEILWAPDKESRASAPRSKQALISLSDKTDLAFLGKGLQELGYTTVSTGGTASALENAGLSVSKVEQLTCFPEMLDGRVKTLHPHIHGGILARRDQQHHMEALDKHGIGTFDVVVVNLYPFYEKVTSAADIEFEDGIENVDIGGPAMIRAAAKNHKDVLVVVDSHDYPALLEFLKSNGDDQQFRRKLAWKAFQHVASYDSAVSEWLWRQTTGEKFPPSLTVPLSLKSLLRYGENPHQKAAIYVDKSLAEVNGGGIATAIQHHGKEMSYNNYLDADAAWNCVSEFSDPTCVIVKHTNPCGVASRGDILEAYRLAVKADPVSAFGGIVAFNVEIDENLAREIREFRSPTDGETRMFYEIVVAPKYSKKGLEVLRGKSKTLRILEAKKNEKGKLSLRQVGGGWLTQESDDLTPADIQFNAVSGTTPQESELEDAKFAWLCVKHVKSNAIVIAKNKCMLGMGSGQPNRLESLRIAMRKSGEGVKGAALASDAFFPFAWNDAVEEACQSGIAVIAEPGGSIRDQDAIECCDKYGVSLVFTNVRHFRH is encoded by the exons ATGTTGGGTTCTCCCTCCgcccccacctcctcctccgccgccgccgctgccgccgcttTCCGGAGCTCTCTTCTTCACTCCTCCACCACTCACAGGACCAGAATTTTCCCTTCCACCTCTCACCCG ATATCTGTGGAGTGTGTGGGGGTCCAATCGTGTTCGTCGCGCGCTGCTGCTCCGATTAGAGCCATGGCTGCGGAGGCTGAGATTCTCTGGGCGCCCGACAAGGAGTCTCGCGCTTCTGCTCCTC GGAGCAAGCAGGCATTGATATCTTTGTCTGATAAAACTGATTTGGCTTTTCTTGGAAAGGGCCTCCAGGAATTGGG GTATACTACTGTCTCAACTGGAGGGACTGCATCTGCTCTGGAAAATGCCGGGTTGTCTGTCAGCAAAGTGGAACAGCTGACTTGCTTCCCCGAAATG CTGGATGGTCGCGTAAAGACCTTGCATCCTCATATTCATGGTGGAATCCTCGCTAGGAGAGATCAACAGCATCACATGGAGGCTCTCGATAAGCATGGAATTG GTACTTTTGATGTAGTGGTGGTTAATTTGTATCCATTCTACGAAAAAGTTACCTCTGCGGCTGATATTGAATTTGAAGATGGAATTGAGAATGTTGATATTGGTGGTCCTGCCATGATCAGAGCTGCTGCAAAG AATCATAAGGATGTCCTCGTTGTGGTTGATTCACATGACTACCCTGCGCTGCTGGAGTTCCTGAAGAGTAACGGAGATGATCAACAGTTCCGTAGAAAACTTGCTTGGAAGGCCTTTCAACATGTTGCTTCCTATGATTCTGCAGTGTCAGAGTGGCTTTGGAGACAAACAACTGGAG AGAAATTCCCTCCCAGCTTAACAGTGCCTCTATCTCTTAAAAGTCTTCTTCGTTATGGTGAAAATCCCCACCAGAAGGCTGCAATTTATGTGGACAAGAGTCTTGCTGAGGTTAATGGTGGTGGTATTGCGACTGCAATCCAACATCATGGAAAG GAAATGTCATATAATAACTATCTGGATGCTGATGCTGCCTGGAATTGTGTATCCGAGTTTAGCGACCCTACATGTGTCATTGTAAAGCATACAAATCCTTGTGGCGTAGCTTCCCGCGGTGATATTCTTGAAGCATACAGATTAGCAGTCAAAGCAGATCCAGTCAGTGCATTTGGTGGTATAGTGGCCTTCAATGTAGAGATTGATGAG AACTTGGCTAGGGAAATCCGGGAGTTCAGAAGCCCAACAGATGGTGAAACTCGGATGTTCTATGAGATTGTGGTGGCACCCAAGTACTCAAAGAAGGGGCTAGAGGTTCTCCGAGGGAAGTCGAAAACGTTGAGGATCCTGGAAGCGAAGAAGAATGAAAAAGGGAAGCTTTCACTGAGACAGGTCGGTGGGGGATGGCTGACTCAGGAGTCTGATGATTTAACTCCCGCAGACATCCAATTCAATGCAGTCTCAGGGACGACTCCACAAGAGAGCGAGCTTGAAGATGCAAAGTTTGCATGGCTCTGCGTTAAGCATGTCAAGAGCAATGCTATTGTCATAGCGAAG AACAAGTGCATGTTGGGCATGGGAAGTGGACAACCAAACCGTTTGGAGAGTTTGAGGATAGCTATGAGGAAATCCGGAGAGGGGGTCAAGGGGGCAGCCTTGGCGAGTGATGCATTCTTCCCATTTG CTTGGAACGATGCAGTAGAAGAAGCTTGTCAGAGTGGGATTGCTGTCATTGCAGAACCTGGTGGAAGCATTAGAGACCAGGATGCAATAGAATGTTGCGACAAGTATGGCGTATCACTTGTTTTCACTAATGTGAGGCACTTCAGACATTGA